A genome region from Bacillaceae bacterium IKA-2 includes the following:
- a CDS encoding IS110 family transposase: MGQKHKSKSNNIRGRKGSQFRSELRGTDLERVLIVAIDAAKFYQKAMVCNYFGDVLVKPTFFGVNKKGISQLHEKIEHASKEVDAERIFVGIEATGHYYEDIVRELGALGYGVTIINAATTHEERSSSLNWTKTDDLDLKAIAQVIIQNKGTESKLPTGTHQELITLTRARRSEVRKRSRVKVEIRTLMDKIWREFQGHVIVNGHTPNKVELFSDFWGKSSLFFMENFPHPEDLLSMSEEDLRNLSIEHNLKLRDLTIKNLLYIAKESLCRPKRDVRAELLLLKLALPNFRNLNANIKVLDREIERILLETDGRLLLSIPGIGVTTAAEFYCEVGDVLAFEHAGQIIKKAGTNPIVIQSGGLEGFYGKISKQGNKNLRYVVYNIGKSLAQHNKDVRPYYENLRAKGKHQRKAYIALGNKFIRIAFAMLTNRTVYQTNDESYQYLRMMKAKLRHTKMSEFSRIISAA, translated from the coding sequence ATGGGGCAAAAACATAAATCTAAGTCTAATAATATTAGAGGAAGAAAAGGAAGTCAATTCCGATCTGAGCTAAGAGGTACAGATCTGGAGCGAGTATTAATTGTAGCCATTGATGCAGCGAAGTTTTATCAGAAAGCGATGGTGTGTAATTATTTTGGTGATGTACTAGTGAAACCTACATTTTTTGGTGTTAATAAAAAAGGTATTAGCCAACTTCACGAAAAGATCGAGCATGCAAGCAAGGAAGTTGACGCAGAGCGGATTTTTGTTGGTATTGAGGCAACGGGGCATTACTATGAGGATATTGTGAGGGAATTAGGCGCTTTAGGATACGGTGTAACGATTATCAATGCGGCAACGACACACGAAGAAAGATCAAGTTCGTTGAACTGGACTAAGACCGATGACCTCGATCTCAAGGCTATTGCCCAAGTCATTATTCAAAATAAAGGGACGGAGAGTAAGTTGCCGACGGGAACTCATCAAGAGTTAATAACGTTAACGAGAGCACGTAGGAGTGAAGTTAGAAAGAGATCCAGAGTCAAGGTAGAGATCCGGACGTTAATGGACAAAATTTGGAGAGAGTTCCAAGGGCACGTTATAGTAAATGGTCATACGCCAAATAAAGTAGAATTATTTAGTGATTTTTGGGGCAAGTCCTCCCTCTTTTTTATGGAAAACTTCCCGCACCCAGAAGATCTTCTATCAATGAGTGAAGAAGATCTTCGAAACCTATCGATTGAACATAATTTGAAGTTACGAGATTTAACCATTAAGAACCTGTTATATATCGCTAAGGAAAGCCTATGCAGGCCTAAAAGAGACGTTCGAGCTGAGCTACTATTACTAAAGCTAGCCTTACCAAACTTTCGAAATCTGAATGCCAATATAAAGGTGTTAGATCGAGAAATTGAGCGTATTTTATTAGAAACAGATGGGCGTCTCCTTCTCAGTATTCCAGGAATTGGAGTGACAACGGCAGCGGAATTCTACTGTGAGGTAGGCGATGTACTGGCCTTTGAGCATGCAGGGCAGATTATCAAAAAAGCAGGAACCAATCCAATTGTCATTCAATCAGGGGGTCTAGAAGGGTTCTATGGAAAAATATCGAAACAAGGAAATAAGAATTTACGCTATGTCGTCTATAATATTGGAAAGAGCTTAGCACAGCACAATAAAGATGTACGTCCGTATTACGAGAACCTCAGAGCGAAAGGCAAACATCAAAGAAAAGCGTACATTGCCTTAGGAAATAAGTTCATTCGAATAGCATTTGCGATGCTTACGAATCGAACCGTGTATCAGACAAATGATGAGTCTTACCAGTATTTACGAATGATGAAAGCAAAGTTACGAC
- a CDS encoding MBL fold metallo-hydrolase has translation MKLTVIGQWGAYPEKNEATSCYLLEHDGFKLLIDCGSGALSQLQNFCSLAELNAVIISHYHHDHWADIGPLQYSRLVDRQLKNTDKPLAIYGHPYEQAEFQKLAKPPHVLSFIYNESDYSSIGPFRITFLETDHPAKCFAMRFEIAGKVIVYTADSSYKPDFSIFAKDADILISETSFYADQDAKQYGHMTSLEAATIAKQANVQTLILTHLPHFGDHQQLIKEAKSIFAGEVALARKGLTYELSVQNSQGAWCMK, from the coding sequence ATGAAATTAACAGTCATTGGTCAATGGGGTGCCTACCCTGAAAAAAACGAAGCAACATCTTGCTATTTACTTGAACATGACGGTTTTAAACTACTTATTGATTGTGGCAGTGGCGCCTTATCGCAGCTGCAAAATTTCTGTTCGTTAGCAGAACTTAATGCCGTGATTATTTCACATTATCATCACGATCACTGGGCAGATATTGGCCCACTTCAATATAGTCGTCTAGTTGATCGACAGTTAAAAAATACAGACAAACCCCTAGCTATTTATGGTCACCCTTATGAGCAAGCTGAATTTCAAAAGTTAGCGAAACCGCCGCACGTATTATCGTTTATTTATAATGAATCAGATTATTCAAGTATTGGTCCATTTCGAATTACTTTTCTTGAAACAGATCATCCAGCGAAATGCTTTGCAATGCGCTTTGAAATTGCTGGTAAAGTAATTGTTTACACAGCTGATAGTAGTTATAAACCTGACTTTAGTATTTTTGCAAAAGATGCCGATATTCTCATTAGCGAAACAAGTTTCTATGCTGACCAAGATGCTAAGCAATATGGTCATATGACAAGTCTCGAAGCAGCAACGATCGCCAAACAAGCAAATGTACAGACGCTCATCCTTACCCACTTACCCCATTTTGGAGATCATCAACAACTAATCAAAGAAGCAAAATCAATTTTTGCAGGCGAAGTAGCTTTAGCGAGAAAAGGTTTAACATATGAATTGAGTGTGCAAAATTCACAAGGTGCCTGGTGTATGAAATAA
- the rpmA gene encoding 50S ribosomal protein L27, with translation MLKMNLQFFASKKGVGSTRNGRDSQSKRLGTKRGDGQEVTGGSILVRQRGTAIYPGVNVGRGGDDTLFAKLDGVVKFERVGRDRKQVSVYPVPEEVAQEA, from the coding sequence ATGTTAAAAATGAACCTTCAATTTTTCGCATCGAAAAAAGGTGTAGGTAGTACAAGAAACGGTCGTGACTCACAATCGAAGCGTCTTGGTACAAAACGTGGCGACGGTCAAGAAGTAACAGGTGGATCGATCCTAGTTCGTCAACGTGGCACAGCTATTTATCCAGGTGTAAACGTTGGTAGAGGTGGAGACGACACTTTATTTGCTAAGCTTGACGGCGTTGTTAAATTTGAGCGCGTTGGTCGTGACAGAAAGCAAGTAAGTGTTTATCCAGTACCAGAAGAAGTAGCACAAGAAGCTTAA
- a CDS encoding ribosomal-processing cysteine protease Prp, translated as MIKVAISRNQHNKIISFEMSGHADSAPHGQDIVCAGASAVSFGTVNAIDTLCNVRLEVEIDNDNGFLRCIVPNDLDVQTIEKVQLLLEAMVVSLTSISEQYGKYIKIKETRR; from the coding sequence ATGATTAAAGTAGCTATTTCTCGAAATCAACATAACAAAATCATTTCTTTTGAAATGAGTGGACATGCTGATTCGGCACCACACGGACAAGATATTGTTTGTGCAGGAGCTTCGGCTGTTTCATTTGGAACCGTAAATGCTATTGATACATTATGTAATGTTCGTCTTGAAGTGGAAATTGATAACGATAACGGCTTTCTCCGCTGTATAGTACCAAATGATTTGGACGTACAAACTATTGAGAAAGTTCAGCTTCTACTAGAAGCAATGGTTGTCTCACTTACTTCAATTAGTGAACAATACGGAAAATATATTAAAATCAAAGAAACCAGGAGGTGA
- the rplU gene encoding 50S ribosomal protein L21: MYAIIETGGKQVKVTEGQEIYIEKLDAEVGDTVSFDNILMVGGEAVTVGAPFVEGATVTAKVQQVGRAKKLIVYKYKAKKNYRRKQGHRQPYSKVIIEKINA; the protein is encoded by the coding sequence ATGTACGCAATTATTGAAACTGGTGGTAAGCAAGTTAAAGTTACAGAAGGTCAAGAGATCTATATTGAAAAGTTAGATGCTGAAGTTGGTGATACAGTAAGCTTTGACAACATATTAATGGTTGGAGGCGAAGCTGTTACAGTAGGAGCTCCATTTGTAGAAGGAGCTACTGTTACTGCTAAAGTACAACAAGTAGGTAGAGCTAAGAAATTGATCGTTTATAAGTATAAAGCGAAGAAAAACTACCGTCGTAAGCAAGGTCATCGTCAACCGTATTCTAAAGTTATTATCGAAAAGATTAACGCGTAA
- a CDS encoding Rne/Rng family ribonuclease, which yields MKTFIFNMITNEKRLAILENKKVTEILIERPATNKLIGNVYKGKVVNVLPGMQAAFVDIGLEKNGFLYRDELVSFQQLEENEIQKKERSISQFVTVGQEILVQVTKEGFGKKGPRLTGVISFPGKYIVYMPNGGYVGVSKRMQTETAREQWRKIGAELCQGEEGMIIRTATESLTEAKVSQDLFFLRKLWEDVWKEGKYKKPPALIHEDNSLVEKVVRDFSFDDVNEIIIDSMKDYLLLKDMFKPYPLFLEKLHYYQQRENIFSHYNIEAELEKALRRHVWLKSGANLVIDQTEALTVIDVNTGKFTGKLDLQDTIVKTNSEAAKEIVRQLRLRDIGGIIIIDFIDMKNDQNKQTVLDAFKEALVSDRTKTNVVGFTGLGLLEMTRKKVRQNLQDSISSQCPSCNGKGKVLSVEAVAHKVERTLWEYKGMDSEALLVEVPANVAKILNSEKGELLNKLVDNLHYQIFVKTNLNLAPNDFTISFIGSVEEIKSRI from the coding sequence TTGAAAACATTTATTTTTAATATGATAACGAATGAAAAACGCCTTGCCATTTTGGAAAATAAAAAAGTAACTGAAATTTTGATTGAAAGACCAGCCACAAATAAATTGATTGGCAACGTTTATAAAGGCAAGGTTGTCAATGTTCTACCAGGAATGCAAGCTGCTTTTGTTGATATTGGCTTAGAGAAAAATGGTTTTTTATATCGAGATGAACTAGTTAGTTTTCAACAACTCGAAGAAAATGAAATCCAAAAAAAAGAACGTTCGATCTCTCAATTTGTGACTGTTGGTCAAGAAATACTTGTTCAAGTGACAAAAGAAGGTTTTGGTAAAAAAGGTCCAAGGCTTACTGGTGTTATTTCTTTTCCAGGTAAATACATTGTCTACATGCCTAATGGCGGTTATGTCGGGGTTTCCAAACGAATGCAAACGGAAACTGCCCGAGAACAGTGGAGAAAGATAGGTGCCGAGCTTTGCCAAGGGGAAGAAGGCATGATTATTCGAACTGCCACAGAAAGTTTAACAGAAGCAAAAGTATCTCAAGATTTATTTTTTCTGCGAAAGCTTTGGGAGGATGTATGGAAAGAAGGCAAATATAAAAAGCCACCAGCGCTGATCCATGAGGATAATTCACTCGTTGAAAAGGTTGTCAGAGATTTTAGCTTTGATGATGTAAATGAGATTATCATCGATTCTATGAAAGATTACTTGCTTTTAAAAGATATGTTCAAACCATATCCGCTTTTTTTAGAGAAACTCCATTATTATCAGCAACGGGAAAATATTTTCTCGCATTACAATATTGAAGCAGAATTAGAAAAAGCTTTACGCCGGCATGTCTGGTTGAAAAGTGGTGCTAATTTGGTGATTGACCAAACCGAGGCATTAACGGTTATAGATGTAAATACCGGAAAATTTACCGGCAAACTGGATTTGCAAGATACAATTGTCAAAACAAATAGTGAAGCAGCAAAAGAAATTGTTAGACAACTGCGGCTTCGTGATATCGGTGGTATTATTATTATTGACTTTATCGATATGAAAAACGATCAAAATAAACAAACGGTTTTGGATGCTTTCAAAGAGGCTCTAGTAAGTGATCGTACAAAAACAAATGTAGTCGGTTTTACAGGGTTAGGACTATTAGAAATGACACGTAAAAAAGTCCGACAAAATTTACAAGATAGTATTTCAAGTCAATGTCCATCCTGTAATGGAAAAGGAAAGGTGCTTTCTGTTGAAGCTGTTGCTCATAAAGTAGAACGAACCTTATGGGAGTATAAAGGAATGGACAGTGAAGCATTACTCGTTGAAGTACCAGCAAATGTCGCAAAAATTTTAAATAGCGAAAAAGGTGAACTGCTCAACAAATTAGTAGACAATCTGCATTATCAGATTTTTGTAAAGACAAATCTAAATCTTGCTCCAAATGATTTTACGATTAGTTTTATCGGTAGTGTTGAGGAAATTAAAAGTCGTATCTAG
- a CDS encoding M50 family metallopeptidase encodes MISLLKKIKINPLFWFVIGIGMLTGYFREVIMIFSIVLIHELGHGIAAQHFKWRIRKIELLPFGGVAEVEEYGNRPLKEEFIVLIAGPLQHIWLIGLSYLMIHFSFWTQTDHQMFITHNLMILLFNLLPIWPLDGGKLMYLMLSTKLPFQKSLVTTLKSSIVLLGFFSLISIYLFPFHLNLWIVIVFLIYSHYFEWKQRNYAYMRFLMERYYQNHQPFAETVPVPVLEKLTVQEVLKLFRRGVKHKVIIDDGSFAPKKIIPEKAVLKAFFEEEKARFMISSLAPPICSKKLKNGIIY; translated from the coding sequence ATGATTTCATTACTAAAAAAAATAAAAATAAATCCGTTATTTTGGTTTGTTATTGGTATCGGAATGTTAACGGGGTATTTTCGCGAAGTAATTATGATTTTTTCAATCGTGTTAATTCATGAATTAGGACATGGTATAGCAGCGCAACATTTCAAATGGCGAATTCGGAAAATTGAACTTTTACCGTTTGGTGGTGTTGCAGAAGTTGAAGAATACGGAAATCGACCATTGAAAGAAGAGTTTATTGTATTAATCGCGGGTCCTTTGCAGCATATTTGGTTAATTGGTCTATCTTACTTGATGATTCATTTTTCTTTTTGGACTCAAACTGATCATCAGATGTTTATTACACACAACTTAATGATCTTACTATTTAACTTATTACCAATCTGGCCGCTAGATGGCGGCAAGCTAATGTATTTAATGTTGTCAACCAAACTTCCTTTTCAAAAAAGTCTAGTGACAACGTTAAAAAGCTCGATAGTTTTATTAGGATTTTTTTCTTTAATAAGTATTTACTTATTTCCATTTCATTTGAATTTGTGGATTGTGATTGTTTTTCTGATTTATTCTCATTATTTTGAATGGAAGCAACGAAATTATGCCTATATGCGTTTTTTAATGGAGCGATACTACCAAAATCATCAACCATTTGCGGAAACCGTACCTGTTCCAGTACTGGAAAAATTAACTGTTCAAGAAGTATTGAAACTATTTCGTCGTGGTGTAAAGCATAAAGTTATCATTGATGATGGATCATTTGCCCCGAAAAAAATCATTCCTGAAAAAGCAGTCCTGAAAGCGTTTTTTGAAGAAGAAAAAGCCCGGTTTATGATTTCAAGCTTGGCTCCCCCTATTTGCAGTAAAAAGCTAAAAAATGGTATAATCTATTAA
- a CDS encoding M23 family metallopeptidase gives MANKIDNIRRQIEARRKKIGSTKVKKNLRSQPEYYQSQEEFRDEPEYYFPSSKEIGKPEEKFIRKDILVLQLLAAVCLFLIVGILFKTDSPQLEGARQFVSTSFEEEFQFATVANWYESQFGRPLALLPTTTNLALEDFNKDIDLAYAVPATGRIAKNFAEDGKGVIVETVANKNVEVAKSGMVRFVAEEENLGKTVIVAHYDGGESWYAMLDHVEVKLYDHIEAGSIIGTVSLKGDNGFYYFALKEGETFINPIDVISFE, from the coding sequence ATGGCCAATAAGATAGACAATATTCGTCGTCAAATTGAGGCGAGAAGAAAAAAAATCGGTAGTACAAAAGTTAAAAAAAATCTACGTTCCCAACCTGAGTATTATCAAAGTCAAGAAGAATTTAGGGATGAACCTGAGTATTATTTTCCAAGCTCTAAAGAAATAGGCAAGCCAGAGGAAAAGTTTATCAGAAAAGACATTTTAGTTTTGCAATTATTAGCTGCTGTGTGCTTGTTTTTAATTGTTGGGATTCTGTTTAAAACTGATTCTCCCCAACTTGAAGGAGCGCGGCAATTTGTCAGTACCTCTTTTGAAGAGGAGTTCCAATTTGCAACGGTTGCTAATTGGTATGAAAGTCAATTCGGTAGACCGTTAGCGTTACTTCCAACTACGACTAATCTGGCACTTGAAGATTTTAATAAGGATATAGATTTAGCGTATGCAGTACCGGCAACAGGAAGGATAGCGAAAAATTTTGCTGAGGATGGTAAAGGGGTGATTGTTGAGACAGTCGCTAATAAAAATGTCGAAGTTGCCAAAAGTGGCATGGTACGCTTTGTAGCAGAAGAAGAAAACTTAGGTAAAACAGTTATCGTTGCTCATTATGATGGTGGTGAATCTTGGTATGCGATGCTTGATCATGTTGAAGTGAAATTATATGACCACATTGAAGCAGGAAGCATAATAGGTACAGTTTCGTTAAAGGGAGATAACGGTTTTTATTACTTTGCATTAAAAGAAGGAGAAACGTTTATTAACCCGATTGATGTGATCTCATTTGAGTAA
- the minD gene encoding septum site-determining protein MinD, which translates to MGEAIVITSGKGGVGKTTTSANIGTALALSGMKVCLVDTDIGLRNLDVVMGLENRIIYDIVDVVEGRCRLHQALIKDKRFECLMLLPAAQTKDKSAISPEQMKLMIKELKEEYDYVIIDCPAGIEQGFKNAIAGADKAIVVTTPETSAVRDADRVIGLLEQEENIEPPRLIINRIRNHMMKNGDMIDVDDIVAILAIELVGIVADDDDVIKASNKGEPVAFQPNSRASIAYRNIARRILGETVPLMSLEVNQGIISKLKKFFGIRP; encoded by the coding sequence ATGGGAGAAGCTATTGTAATAACTTCTGGTAAAGGCGGAGTTGGAAAAACAACTACATCTGCAAATATTGGTACTGCCCTTGCACTTTCAGGAATGAAAGTGTGCTTAGTAGATACAGACATTGGTTTACGTAATCTTGATGTTGTAATGGGACTAGAAAATCGAATTATTTATGATATCGTTGACGTTGTTGAAGGACGGTGTCGTCTGCATCAAGCTCTAATTAAGGACAAGCGTTTTGAATGTTTAATGTTATTACCGGCAGCCCAAACAAAAGACAAATCTGCGATAAGCCCAGAACAAATGAAGTTGATGATAAAAGAGCTAAAAGAAGAATACGATTATGTTATTATTGACTGTCCGGCTGGGATTGAGCAAGGCTTTAAAAATGCAATTGCAGGCGCTGATAAGGCTATTGTCGTGACAACACCAGAAACGTCAGCTGTTCGTGATGCAGATCGAGTTATTGGTTTATTAGAGCAAGAAGAGAATATCGAGCCACCTAGATTAATTATTAACAGAATCCGTAATCATATGATGAAGAATGGAGATATGATCGATGTCGATGATATCGTGGCTATTTTAGCAATCGAACTTGTTGGCATTGTTGCTGATGATGATGATGTGATAAAAGCCTCAAATAAAGGTGAACCAGTTGCTTTTCAACCAAACAGCCGCGCATCGATTGCGTATCGTAATATTGCACGACGAATTTTAGGTGAAACTGTTCCGTTAATGTCATTAGAAGTTAATCAAGGAATTATTTCAAAACTGAAGAAGTTTTTTGGAATCAGGCCGTAA
- the minC gene encoding septum site-determining protein MinC has product MQKSNYVSIRGTKEGLILFLDDECAFSELLSELEEKLSSKYPQTTEGPSVQVKVVVGNRYLSEGQTKQLTKVISGKQKLMINQIESNVMTRAEADNLREEAKTTTIVRVIRSGQVLKVKGDILLLGDVNPGGTIVATGNIYIIGVLRGIAHAGNEGNTEAVITAAKMEPSQLRIADIVSRSPDTTEKETQDLECAYISADNKIAIERIQHLGKVRPKITNI; this is encoded by the coding sequence ATGCAAAAATCAAATTACGTTTCGATTAGGGGAACCAAAGAAGGCCTAATTTTATTTTTAGACGATGAATGTGCGTTTTCTGAGTTATTAAGTGAGCTTGAAGAAAAGCTTTCCTCAAAATACCCACAGACAACAGAAGGACCTTCTGTTCAAGTGAAAGTTGTTGTTGGTAATCGTTATTTATCGGAAGGACAAACGAAGCAACTTACAAAAGTTATTAGTGGAAAACAAAAATTAATGATAAATCAGATTGAGTCAAATGTAATGACGAGAGCTGAGGCAGATAATTTAAGGGAAGAAGCGAAAACCACAACAATTGTTAGGGTCATTCGTTCAGGACAAGTACTAAAAGTAAAAGGGGACATCTTACTTTTAGGTGATGTTAATCCTGGTGGCACAATTGTTGCTACTGGGAACATCTATATTATCGGTGTTTTGCGTGGTATTGCGCACGCCGGAAATGAAGGTAATACAGAAGCTGTCATTACTGCTGCAAAGATGGAACCGTCACAATTAAGAATTGCTGATATAGTTAGCCGGTCACCTGATACTACCGAAAAGGAAACCCAGGATCTAGAATGTGCGTATATTTCTGCTGATAATAAAATAGCGATTGAACGAATTCAACATTTGGGTAAAGTTCGCCCGAAAATAACAAACATTTAA
- the mreD gene encoding rod shape-determining protein MreD produces the protein MIRALLLPLIIFLLFIIEGTVIPVFSPDSFGSEFLIVPRFAFLVVIMGTIFLGRTTGTIYGLALGLLQDVIYTHILGIYIFSMGLIAYLLGFCFSFKVFQKNLILLMVTALFGTILLEYLVYGIHTAVGITDLVHDRFLQERIFPSLLVNSVFLIIFAPFLRKTLVFLQNTGDIEEKISGRKKDFRWQR, from the coding sequence ATGATACGCGCGCTTCTCCTTCCTTTGATCATTTTTTTGCTATTTATTATTGAGGGAACAGTGATACCTGTTTTCTCCCCAGATAGCTTTGGATCTGAGTTTTTGATCGTACCCCGTTTTGCCTTTCTCGTTGTTATTATGGGGACGATTTTTTTAGGACGAACAACAGGGACTATTTATGGACTTGCACTTGGCTTATTACAAGATGTTATCTATACCCATATATTAGGGATCTATATTTTTAGTATGGGTTTAATTGCCTATTTATTAGGCTTTTGCTTTTCTTTTAAAGTTTTTCAAAAAAACTTAATTTTATTAATGGTAACAGCCCTTTTTGGAACAATTCTTCTTGAGTATCTTGTTTACGGTATCCATACAGCGGTAGGTATTACAGATCTTGTTCATGATCGCTTCTTACAGGAAAGAATTTTCCCGAGTTTACTAGTAAACAGTGTGTTTTTGATTATATTTGCTCCTTTTTTACGAAAAACACTAGTCTTTTTGCAAAATACTGGAGACATCGAAGAAAAAATAAGTGGAAGAAAAAAGGATTTCAGATGGCAACGTTGA
- the mreC gene encoding rod shape-determining protein MreC has protein sequence MPQFFWNKRLIVLLVSIILLVALIGYSMSERRSLTWPEQFMKDSVGWVQTAFKQPALYVAGFFENISEMKDLYEENQVLKEHLDSYAKVAVEVNVLRRQNDNLKQALEIKESLFDLQVIPGLVIHRSPDRWNDFVGVNKGLQHGIERDMAVITAKGLVGKVKHVSEFTSIVQLLTDHDHRNRISAMVDAEEIEVYGFIEGIDEETGELMLRKIEANAEIEEGQTVITSGLGGVFPKGLLIGKVSRVEPDEYGLTKNAYIEPSASFRHLDYVMIIKRGAGSIDESILIEKEGE, from the coding sequence ATGCCCCAATTTTTTTGGAATAAAAGACTGATCGTATTACTCGTTAGTATTATCCTGTTGGTGGCATTAATAGGCTATTCAATGAGTGAACGACGCAGCTTAACTTGGCCTGAACAGTTTATGAAAGACTCAGTTGGTTGGGTCCAGACCGCATTTAAACAACCCGCTCTTTATGTAGCGGGTTTCTTTGAGAATATATCTGAAATGAAAGATTTATACGAAGAGAACCAAGTATTAAAAGAACATTTAGATAGCTATGCTAAAGTAGCAGTAGAGGTAAACGTACTTAGACGGCAAAATGATAATTTAAAACAAGCTCTAGAAATAAAGGAAAGCCTTTTTGATCTTCAGGTAATTCCAGGGCTAGTGATTCATCGCTCACCAGATCGGTGGAACGATTTTGTAGGGGTAAATAAAGGACTACAGCACGGGATTGAAAGAGATATGGCAGTGATTACTGCTAAAGGTTTAGTAGGAAAAGTAAAGCATGTCTCAGAATTTACGTCTATCGTCCAGCTTCTGACTGACCATGACCACAGAAATCGAATATCAGCGATGGTTGATGCCGAAGAAATAGAAGTATATGGTTTTATTGAAGGCATAGATGAAGAAACTGGGGAGTTAATGCTAAGAAAAATTGAAGCAAATGCCGAAATTGAAGAAGGACAAACGGTTATTACCTCTGGCTTAGGTGGAGTTTTTCCAAAAGGGCTTTTGATTGGAAAAGTTTCCAGAGTTGAACCAGATGAATATGGACTAACAAAAAATGCTTATATTGAACCATCAGCCAGTTTCCGGCACTTGGATTATGTGATGATCATAAAGCGTGGCGCAGGCTCCATTGATGAAAGTATTTTAATTGAAAAGGAAGGAGAATAA
- a CDS encoding rod shape-determining protein: MFGGFSKDLGIDLGTANTLVYVKGKGIVLREPSVVAIRTDSGTIEAVGNDARNMIGRTPGNIVAIRPMRDGVIADFDTTATMIKHFIKQALKNRSIFTRKPNVMVCVPSGITAVEKRAVEDATKQAGAREAYTIEEPFAAAIGADLPVWEPTGSMVVDIGGGTTEVAIISLGGIVTSQSIRVAGDEMDEAIAQYIKKTYNLMIGERTSEAIKFEIGSAGIPEGIDDMDIRGRDLVTGLPKTLTITAKEIAIALSDTVNTIIGAVKNTLEQSPPELAADIMDRGIVITGGGALLRNLDRVLGDETHMPVLVAEDPLDCVALGTGRALENLHLFRSKSGITVRSNRK; the protein is encoded by the coding sequence ATGTTTGGTGGTTTTTCGAAAGACTTAGGAATAGATTTAGGTACGGCGAATACGCTTGTTTACGTGAAAGGTAAGGGGATCGTTCTTCGTGAGCCTTCCGTTGTGGCAATTAGAACTGATTCAGGAACGATAGAAGCGGTTGGAAACGATGCAAGAAATATGATTGGTCGTACTCCAGGAAATATCGTTGCGATTCGTCCGATGAGAGATGGAGTAATTGCTGATTTTGATACAACAGCAACAATGATAAAACATTTTATTAAACAGGCGCTTAAAAATAGATCGATTTTTACTCGTAAGCCGAATGTCATGGTTTGTGTTCCATCTGGTATTACCGCAGTTGAAAAACGGGCTGTTGAAGATGCTACGAAGCAAGCAGGTGCTAGAGAAGCATATACTATAGAAGAGCCTTTTGCGGCAGCTATAGGAGCTGATTTACCTGTTTGGGAGCCAACAGGTAGTATGGTCGTTGATATTGGTGGTGGGACGACAGAAGTTGCGATTATTTCCCTAGGTGGAATTGTTACGAGTCAATCGATTCGTGTTGCTGGCGATGAAATGGATGAAGCGATTGCTCAATATATTAAAAAAACGTACAATTTAATGATTGGAGAGCGCACATCGGAAGCGATCAAGTTTGAAATTGGTTCAGCAGGAATTCCAGAAGGTATTGATGATATGGATATCCGTGGCCGAGATTTAGTAACAGGATTACCAAAAACATTAACGATAACAGCGAAAGAAATTGCAATAGCGCTTTCTGATACCGTTAATACAATTATTGGAGCTGTCAAAAATACGTTAGAGCAATCTCCACCTGAATTAGCAGCAGATATTATGGATCGTGGCATCGTCATTACTGGTGGGGGCGCGCTATTACGTAATTTAGATCGGGTTTTGGGAGATGAAACACACATGCCTGTTTTAGTTGCAGAAGATCCCCTTGATTGTGTCGCCTTAGGTACTGGAAGGGCGCTTGAAAACCTTCATTTATTCCGCTCTAAATCTGGAATAACAGTTCGTTCAAATCGTAAGTAA